The following is a genomic window from Defluviimonas aquaemixtae.
CAACTGACGGCTGTGCGGGCTGTAGAATGTCATGCCGATTCGGGTGTGGTCGATCAGCAGCCGCCGCAGGCTCGGCGTCAGGTATTCGTTGTCCGCCATTTCGCCGATGATCGCGTGGAACCGCTCGTTCATCAGCGCGCGCTCGGTCGCGTCGCCGTCGCGGATCGCAGCACGAAAGAGAAGCTGAGTGTCCTTCAGCCGCATGATCTGCGAGCTGGTCGCGTGCTGGGCTGCAAGCCGCGTCACCGCGGCGTAGATCATCGGGGCGGCCACAAAGAAATTGCGCAGCGTCTTGTGCGTCATCGGCGCAACCTGCGCGCCGCGATTTTCGTTCAGCACTACGTAGCCTTCGCCAGCAAGCTGGCGCAGGATTTCGCGGAGCGGCGGTCGGGAGATCTGATAAGATTCGGCGACGTCCGTCTCATCGAGATAGCTGCCCGGCTCTAGCGCCTGAGTCAGAATCCGACGCCGCAGATCCTCGATACAGATCACCTTCTTGCTCTTGGTCTCATCGCCCATTCGATGCCTCCCGCCTGTCCTTGATTGCATTTGCGTCTCGGACGGATGATTGCATGCTTCTTATATTCATAAAGAATACATTATGTCTACAATGAAGGTCTGTGCATTTCTCTCCCTCGGGAAGGAAC
Proteins encoded in this region:
- a CDS encoding GntR family transcriptional regulator; this translates as MGDETKSKKVICIEDLRRRILTQALEPGSYLDETDVAESYQISRPPLREILRQLAGEGYVVLNENRGAQVAPMTHKTLRNFFVAAPMIYAAVTRLAAQHATSSQIMRLKDTQLLFRAAIRDGDATERALMNERFHAIIGEMADNEYLTPSLRRLLIDHTRIGMTFYSPHSRQLAEQRVLAADQHDQFIALIEVGDAESAADLAVKHWELSRAEIESFVTPQGMQIPLGPALGVGDKRGAT